Proteins found in one Oryza glaberrima chromosome 4, OglaRS2, whole genome shotgun sequence genomic segment:
- the LOC127771037 gene encoding uncharacterized protein LOC127771037, with translation MARKNRDARVAVWLMMVFLLLSGSYQCEARALMRRSRRNTLLNALYKLNFIRTVEPMQLPSSSPSPAKPDGDAASLADATGDGSSSPYCVNPPNAPPSSSTPTTTPTPTPPFASTPFAPDDQPPPLPPIGGFTPPSFEPSPPASSTPGFTPSTPGSAPPSPIFVLPSPPETGPGGGGLGGGSGGEGGGGVGGGSGGEGGGGGGVGGGNGGEGGGGVGGGSGGEGGGGGGVGGGPGGGGSGGEGGGGGGSSGGGGSNGGGGSSGGGGNSGGGGGGGGFLPPIVYPPPLAPPAAPGAGEALWCVAKPTVPDPIMQEAMDYACGSGAECGSIQPSGACYTPDTVLAHASYAFNSYWQMTKAAGGTCDFGGTATIVTRDPSYEKCQFDLL, from the exons ATGGCTCGCAAGAACAGAGATGCGAGAGTAGCAGTGTGGTTGATGATGGTGTTCTTGCTACTGTCCGGATCATATCAGTGTG AGGCGAGAGCTCTGATGAGGCGAAGCAGGAGGAACACGCTGCTGAACGCGCTGTACAAGCTCAACTTCATCAGGACGGTGGAGCCGATGCAGCTGCCTTCTTCGTCTCCTTCTCCGGCGAAGccggacggcgacgcggcgagcctcgccgacgccaccggcgacggctcgaGCTCGCCGTACTGCGTCAACCCTCCGAACGCGCCCCCGTCGTCCTCCACCCCGACAACGACACCGACGCCGACACCTCCCTTCGCCTCGACGCCGTTCGCCCCGGACGACCAgcccccgccgctgcccccCATCGGCGGCTTCACGCCACCGTCGTTCGAGCCGAGCCCGCCTGCGTCGTCCACGCCCGGCTTCACCCCGAGCACGCCTGGGTCTGCCCCACCGAGCCCGATCTTCGTCCTGCCCAGCCCTCCCGAGACcggacccggcggcggcggtttaggtggcggcagcggcggcgagggcggcggcggtgtaggtggcggcagtggaggcgagggcggtggtggtggcggcgtaggtggtggcaatggcggcgagggcggcggtggtgtaggcggcggcagtggaggcgagggcggtggcggtggtggtgtagGTGGTggacctggcggcggcggcagtggcggcgagggtggtggcggtggcggcagtagCGGTGGAGGCGGGAGCAATGGTGGAGGCGGgagcagcggaggaggcgggaacagcggcggcgggggaggagggggagggttcTTGCCGCCGATAGTgtacccgccgccgctggcgccgccggcggcgccgggggcgggggaggcgcTGTGGTGCGTGGCGAAGCCGACGGTGCCGGACCCGATAATGCAGGAGGCGATGGACTACGCGTGCGGGTCGGGGGCGGAGTGCGGGTCGATCCAGCCGAGCGGGGCGTGCTACACGCCCGACACCGTGCTCGCCCACGCCTCCTACGCCTTCAACAGCTACTGGCAGATGACCAAGGCCGCCGGTGGCACCTGCGACTTCGGCGGCACCGCCACCATCGTCACCCGTGACCCAA GCTATGAAAAGTGCCAATTCGACCTACTATGA
- the LOC127771038 gene encoding pEARLI1-like lipid transfer protein 3, which translates to MAAAKNGRIALLLAALALSAQLAPAAATWCGSNCPTTKPPPPPCQPPPPTPTPATPTTPPTPWTPPPATPTPPTPTPWTPTPATPPPTPATPATPTTPPTPAPAPSTPTGKCPVDTLKLLACVDALNGLVHAVVGAKASDTCCPLLSGVADLDAALCLCTAIKAKALGLSLVLPVAISVLVNDCGKYVPSDFQCPSTDPPYI; encoded by the coding sequence atggccgccgccaagAACGGCCGCattgccctcctcctcgccgcgctcgccctgTCCGCTCagctcgcgccggccgccgcgacgtGGTGCGGCTCCAACTGCCCGACGAcgaagccgcctccgccaccgtgccagccgccaccgccgacgccgacgcccgcGACCCCAACGACGCCGCCGACTCCGTGGACTCCGCCGCCTgcaacgccgacgccgccgacgccgactccGTGGACTCCGACgcctgcgacgccgccgccaacgccggcgacgcccgcgactccgacgacgccgccgacgccggcgccggcgccgtcgacgccgacggggAAGTGCCCGGTGGACACGCTGAAGCTGCTGGCGTGCGTGGACGCGCTGAACGGGCTGGTGCACGCGGTGGTCGGCGCCAAGGCCAGCGACACCTGCTGCCCGCTGCTGTCCGGCGTCGCCGACCTCGACGCCGCGCTCTGCCTCTGCACCGCCATCAAGGCCAAGGCGCTCGGCCTCAGCCTCGTCCTCCCCGTCGCCATCTCCGTGCTCGTCAATGACTGCGGCAAGTACGTGCCCTCCGACTTCCAGTGCCCATCCACTGATCCACCGTACATATAA